Part of the Pieris napi chromosome 23, ilPieNapi1.2, whole genome shotgun sequence genome is shown below.
ttttttttgcaaattaagaaaatggctgtgggtttgcgtcccattgaaatcgtcagattagtgaatgagagcttttttttggtgcacttaacactcccttagaaaatctgacgcgctcgataatttttttttttttttaattttcaacccttaaatacaaccacccgcatcatgcaaacgatcagattaacatacgtacattattaaaaatacgtagggcatagatgctatcaatatctgacgcgctcgaggatgtccatgcaacagtttttttttacatatttaacaatctatagccgcttcccccaccgatgaaaaggaatttatcatataacatttttttcttctttttatttaagctttgcatcccaataggtctctacgacgctcgagtaaatccccagttagcatcgtgggctcccctaccattgtACGTATATAAAATAGTTGTATACGTTTtggtttcaataaaattatatcacaGCATTAAAATTAACGCTAATCAAAAATAGGAGAATAGCTTAATAATTTAGGtgtatatttaatagattttaagtaataaacagTTATAGTGCATGACCGCCGCTATCTAATTATCTATGCTCATTTCTCGTTGGTGCCGTCGTGTCAACAGAGCTGTCAGCAGTCATTCCTCAAACTAATGACATATCGCCGTCAGCCGTGTCTCTGTTCAGTGTTCAAGTGGCAGTTTCGTGTGATCGTGATCGTTGATCGTATTATTTCTCATAAAAATCTAGTGTTTTTCTATCTTAAGACGTCTTAAActgataatataaatcaacAATAAAAGATGTCGGAAAGAAAAGTATTGAATGTAAGTATTTCTATGGGACTACAGTTTGGtagtatgtaaatattaagtaatgtccattcttatatttgttttgctttTTTCAGAAATACTATCCTCCTGATTTCGATCCATCGAAGATTCCTCGCATGAAATTGGCAAAAAATCGCCAATATACAGTCCGTCTTATGGCCCCATTCAACATGCGATGTGCCACTTGTGGGGAGTACAtttataaaggaaaaaaattcaACGCTCGTAAGGAGGATGTAGAAAATGAAGATTATTTGGGTATACGGATATATcggttttatattaaagtaagtTGATATTTTAACGGACACAAGTCTTTTGCAGGCTTTGGCAAAATTACTGTATGTAAATATGCGTATACAGTAGAATCCGTTTATTATGACTCCGCCTATATTGACCAACCGGTTATTATGACGTAATTACACTACGAAGTTtggttttcatataaaattctttataaagaAGTCGGATATAATGACTTCCCTTACAGTGACATGTCGCTTATTATGACCCATTTTTAATAGATTATGTCCGGTTATAATGACCGACATGATTCTTTACACCTCCGGTAATGTTCGTTGATCCCCGACGACGTTCGGCACGTGCTAAAGAACAACTCGAAAGTGATGGGGAAGAGGAAGTCGAGGAAGCACCATTACCTACCGCAGAAGAGGCATTAAAAGCTGCAGAATTACTATCACGATTTGTTCACAGCAATATtgaaaatgataatttaaCCATAGCTATGTCTTCGATACACAATAGTATTAGAGActgtttttacaataaaatgaaaaaacaaaagcagacaaaaattacagattatttttaaaaatacacttgtatgtattgtataCATTGTATGTGTTATAATGTGCTGATTACGTGcatttttgatttaatatgtatgtatattgtatacatatgtacataataactatgtttctgtattaaaatacttaagtacatacatatgtaaatatttacatgAAAAAGGTTTTTCATTTCACAAAACGCTTTGTATGACGTCCGCTTATTATGACGTGTTTGTCAATTCCCTTCGATGTCATTATAAACGGACTCTACTGTACATTcatttataaagttatttctTAATGTGTAGTATTTGCATAAACCAtccctattatattattcatgttTGCAAGacaacacaataataataataattgttattatggATTTCCAGTGCACAAGGTGTCTTCAAGagatttcatttaaaactgACCCTAAAAACACAGATTATGAAATAGAGGCTGGTGCTACTAGAAATTTCATGGCTCTGAAATTAGCAGAGGAGCAAGCTAAGCGAGAGGAAGAAGAACAAAAGGAGGAGGAAGCTAATAATCCTATGAAACTTTTAGGTAATATTTTTGCTTAATACTTAAGTAATCATTTCTCATATTAGttgttatgaaaaaaaattgaaaacacCTATGTTAACCAATATGTGGatattagttaaattaaacaGTAAATAATGTCCCATTTccaataataaaagataatgaCAATAAGTGGATTTGGAAGAATCATCTTTAATCattcaatatattatagtCTGTTATTAGTATTCATCGATAtgctattcaataaattataccCGATATGATATAATCAATAACTTCTCTAAAAACGGGAGAAAACAATATCTACCTCTTTTCCTACATCCTTTACCTTCTCTCTTAAGGTATTCCACATTAGCCTCATTAGCTTTCTTctagattttaataacataaaaatttagttttattgtgtTAGTTTGTAGTTTACATGTTTTTGGATATTCaaatttctaattattattttttctatatttgtgtgtaaataaaaattcattgttttattgcattttGCTAATTATCTAATTGGCTTTTGCAGAATACAGAACAGAGCAATCGAGACAAGAAATTGAGTTGTTGGAAAGCTTAGAAGAGTTGAAGGAGTTAAATCGGAGACAGAGGACTGTTGATTATGAAGGAATGTTGAAACAATATCAGCCAGAAACAACGGAACAAAGAATAGCTAGAGAGGAACAGGAAGACAAtgaatttataaagtaaatatacatacatacacaatttagtaacaataatttaattcagaAGTTCTatgttatgtataataactatTTGGGTATGTAAAAAGTGTGAGCGCACTGCCGGGTACCAAGAATGCTGTCTGACATGCTGACACAAATATTACAGAGTTTCACAAAGCTATTTgcatttgttataaaaagtcCATCTTTTGGTAACATGTCAAAGGCACGAAATTCTGCATGTACTTACCTCGCATGACCACATCTTCtttatttacagatttttCTCCCCCAGCCGTGTCCTAGACTCACTAATTCAAGACATTTaagttgtataaaaatataccaagagtgaattaatattacttatgcaaatattaatttgcCTAACCAAGTAGTTTGAATTAGACATTTCTTGTGAAATCATAACTCCAGTCATCAAGGTTCAAATGAACTTTATCATACTTTGACTCTACAGTActatggaaaaaaaaaatattgtaaataaaacaacctAAATGATTAGCTACCTACATctcaaatgaaaaaataagttttatgctctttatatactatttaataCTATGTATTAGTTGTAATTAGTGTAGTGATACACCCATGCCAtgaatgttttaaaatgtgaAGGAGAATTTAAGATGTTTACTTACTTCTCTCAATGTTGTTTAAATGTCACtcattatgttaataataataaatgttttattttgagcaataaaacatatttcttaGTTGTAGTGTATTAAAGTAAAAGATGGCAATTTACCAGTGTCCAGTGCCTAATTGGAGCACTTTAAGTATTTCTAGGGGAATTTCGCAATCTCGAAACAAATAGCATTTTGAAGGATTTCAATGGTCTGTTTTTTAGTACTACTGAAGTCGGGATGTGACGACCCCATCGCCCACTGGTAAAATAACCTGTGCCAGAGGTTATTTAGCGGGACCCACGCTTTCCACTtttagagactgcgaagccggcctttCCCTTCCTTACGGAGACTCAGAATTCCTCGCCGTCTTGTATTTCCCACCTCTCCTATCCGGGATCGCGGCCGAGAGTTAACGGCCTAATAATCAGTCAAAATATCAGCttatttcaaaaagttggtgtgctttcagtctgttgaaatctctactctcctatggtaaaaaaatatatatatattactttagtAAATCTTCTTAGAAAATGCAataatcgtatgcagtaacgcccagacccgtcatccccttccctgcttctctatgaatcttctttaaattataattagatgcctatttattactattttaagataacttatatatacctgagtgaccttaaaaaaaaattttagatgggctaaaattttcgtatttcatagagaagtagggaaggagatgacgggtctgggcgttactgcataccaTTTTTTGTGTTCATATTACTTTTCTGTCGGGTttacagaaaatatatattatgatcaCCTGGGTTTTTCCTGGGTATCCATTAGTTGCTACCGCCTGCTTCATATATttgaaaagtataaaaaaaaaataatgtaataaatcataaattgATACGAGAATTCTCTACATactgtacaatgtacatatttctgtttaatattgtctgcattaattgtaataatggttaatatatttttttttacttttataaacacGAAATTGCTGTACATAGGTTGAAAATGATTCACATAGAGTGAACTCACGcaaaaatacgtttatgttACAGATCCGTCAAATTCACCAACACAAAACCGAAAGTGGTCGCAGAAGAAATAATTGAAGACGTGGAAGAACCGGCAGCAAAACATATTAAGATGGAAGACCCGCCGCCAAAACCTCAAGCAAAAACGGAATCTTGGAACAGGAGTATCGGtgttatttcaaagaaaaatccCTTAGCAAATCTCGTGAGAAGCAAAAAGGCAGATGCGAGTGAAGCAAAGGCCACGGTCTCGAGCAGTGAAAAGGCGCCGGAGAGTAAACCTTCCGGTCTCTCCTTGTTGGCCGATTACTCTGGGAGTGATAGCGATACATAGTCACATTTTACGaacaattaaaacaacaaatgTCTCTCAATCGTGAGGTCGTGGGTTCGTCTGTTCGTGTGCTTTTCTTTTGAGCACACGGTGGAGAAACCGGACCGTCTTTGACCCAAAAGTCAACGTGTCAGGCAGGCTAATCGGCTACTCGCTGCTGCAAGCTCATCTTATCTTCCCGCGAGAACTGTATAATCAATTTGACACCCGTGTATGAAAGCATTTGAtttgtacaataaataatttataaagtatgATCTTTGATTTATTTCTGAACTAGATTTAAAAACCTATGTGGATAAGATGTTTTATGTTTGTGCGTTAAATTTAACATCctgatacaaaatttaataacccAGAGCAAAAATAGAGCGCTGGAATGTAAGAAACGATGGCACTTTACGTTTGTTTGTGATTGGTCTAACGCATGTCAACGTACTCAACAAACTCGGCGTCATTCCGTTTTAATAACCACTGTAAAACTAAACGTAGGTCGGTTCGTTCTATATTCTTATCGACGCGACACCTAGAAACAAAGCTGTTCATTTCACGTTCATAAGCAACGTGTATTGCTAATGAGAACGTGAGCAGCAATACCGTGGAGTTATGTTAagtaactaagtaatacctaaaaACAGTAGGCCCATTTCGTAACCATTAATAGGTAGCTTATCTTGTTGTAATagaatattgaatttttgttGTGTAATAAATGAGAGGTCAGGTCACTCTTGGTTAAGAGTCGGTTTATCTTAATATgcctatataaattacgcgtcacgttttcGGCCGCTATGGACTCAACCTAATCCTAaacgatttcaatcaaatttgcacaccgtgtgcagtttgatctaaattaaaagataggataacttacatcttaatttatacccgcaatattatttgattgcaaattatttgacagtcacaaatCTAAtggatggcgctgtgttgaatgTACCAAaatttcacataagctacattTTAATGccaaaagcatggtggtcccaatgactggtgttctcctaccgtttcccttgaatagttaactcctatgtaatataacaataataataattccttAGCcatagcaacgcttggccgagtctgctagtttaacaatataaataagacTTGACTACTGACCACGAATGCTGTAAAGCAATGTAATATATGAAGCTTATTGGAATATGTTGTCGTAAACCAAATTGCATTCGAGAATATATCGTTCCattattaaaacctttttatattgattgttcttaataatatttttgaggGTCTTAATTTGGGTTTGACACAATATCCACAggtaaatataacaatgtttatCTAATAAGTTACTTATCtaatgttttgttaattaaacatCTATCAATTAATTCCTTTGGTACATTATAACTGTAAATGTATCTTCACTGATACATTTTCGGGAACACAACtctcataattatattaaaaaagggcGTTACCAATTGAAGTAGGAAGACGGTTTTGACTAAGGGATTTACCTGAAATTAATGAAACTAGATCTAAAAAAGAACAGCATATTAGGGGATTGTAATCGGCTTACGGAGTCAGCTCCCAATCTATTGTGCAGCGGGTTTTCCTTTGTCAAGCTGTCAAGTTAAGATTATTGCTAACTAATCTAAGGATTATCTGTCGATTATATTACACACATGACACATTAAAAGTTAAGGTAGATCACACTAATCATTAggtatacatattttgtttttgctaTATGAGTTctagttattaaatacatatttcaaaataCGAAACGAAAAGAATTTTAAGAGCTTTGCTCATATTCTTATTTGATTACTTTACAAAAGTCTGTGCACATTTTCTTTAATCATTAATCGATAATCGAACTGTATGCCGTTCTTCCGTCCTTCTCTTTAAGCTACCATTTATGTGGggttattaaagttaatttgtaatgtaattattataagtacctATAGAATTCGTCACACGATCCTCCAATGCAACGATTAACAACATTccatatgaaatttaaatgaatataataggCACAATTATTCCGTCTCATACTTGGAGCCTAGCTTTACTTTTAACATTCTCGCCCGTCGTGAATATTACTAGatatttacagaaaattagttaaaaaattctTTGGCAAGCGGCTCTAAATGTTCTTAATTGCCATGTCCGAAACCACACCCAAATGTTTACCATGGTTAACAAATTGTTGCCGAGTTCAGTGAGGCGTTACCTGCGGATTCCTGCAAATCGGGATTTAAACAAAAAGCTCACGGTTCGGAGATAAGTACGAGTGGTATCCAGATTTTTTCTTCAACAtaaatattgctttttttaaatgtaacggCTTCGAGTCGACACGTCGGTGTTCGTTTCTCAGAAGCAGAGTTGTCGCGGCGCCGGGCCGTTGCTcgtctaataaataaacggCTGCTTGGGAAATATTATGTTACGTCTCGGGACGTTTTTTGGAAGTGCGTGCGGCCTTCGGTCGCTTTGGCCACTCGAGCCTGGGTAATGAACCATTTACCGATGGGACCTTGGAAACGGGATAGCTCTCTTTCAGCTAATTGGAAATTCTCGAAACATGAAATTGCCATGGCTCGTAAAAGCTGTTTCTCCACAACAAACATGTAACTGGCCTACTTGCGGGTTAGATTGATAAAGAGTTAACTGCGTACGTTACTGTTATGAAACAATCGGTTAATGTGCGCGCGTGACGTAAAAGTATGTTTTGTATTTCAAGCAATATTTTACTCTGGTTTAGCGGTGATAAGGCCGGATGCCGGTTTTATCCCACATGATTGATTAAAAAGCCGCAATGTATTCATGCCtctataaataa
Proteins encoded:
- the LOC125061583 gene encoding splicing factor YJU2, which encodes MSERKVLNKYYPPDFDPSKIPRMKLAKNRQYTVRLMAPFNMRCATCGEYIYKGKKFNARKEDVENEDYLGIRIYRFYIKCTRCLQEISFKTDPKNTDYEIEAGATRNFMALKLAEEQAKREEEEQKEEEANNPMKLLEYRTEQSRQEIELLESLEELKELNRRQRTVDYEGMLKQYQPETTEQRIAREEQEDNEFIKSVKFTNTKPKVVAEEIIEDVEEPAAKHIKMEDPPPKPQAKTESWNRSIGVISKKNPLANLVRSKKADASEAKATVSSSEKAPESKPSGLSLLADYSGSDSDT